In Bacteroidota bacterium, one genomic interval encodes:
- the plsY gene encoding glycerol-3-phosphate 1-O-acyltransferase PlsY, with the protein MLPLAIVVILSYFVGSIPTSIIVSKLSRGIDIRKHGSGNAGGTNVFRVLGPKLGLLVIALDILKGYVATMLVTKLMYGPTPFTNRTPFEDFTVIQIIAGCAAILGHVWTAFGGFRGGKGIATAGGVLLGLATIELLVAIGVFSLVFLISRYVSLGSITAAVAFPLTMLFRHNLFHADLQGYHTLIFFSVGISLLLIFTHRSNIKRLLAGTENRLTHVPLLRKNRDGSGRRPNT; encoded by the coding sequence ATGCTGCCACTTGCAATCGTCGTTATTTTAAGCTATTTCGTCGGATCGATCCCCACGAGCATCATCGTCTCGAAGCTTTCGCGGGGGATAGACATTCGCAAGCATGGCAGCGGAAATGCCGGCGGAACAAACGTATTCCGGGTCCTCGGCCCCAAACTCGGGCTGCTCGTGATCGCCCTCGACATCCTGAAGGGGTATGTCGCGACGATGCTCGTGACGAAGCTGATGTACGGGCCGACTCCCTTCACAAACCGGACGCCGTTCGAAGATTTCACTGTCATTCAGATTATCGCCGGATGCGCCGCGATTCTCGGCCACGTCTGGACCGCCTTCGGCGGGTTCCGCGGCGGAAAAGGGATCGCCACCGCGGGCGGAGTCCTTCTCGGACTTGCCACAATTGAGTTGCTCGTCGCGATCGGCGTTTTTTCGCTCGTCTTTCTGATTTCGAGGTACGTCTCCCTCGGGTCCATCACGGCTGCGGTCGCGTTTCCTTTGACGATGCTCTTCCGCCACAACCTCTTTCACGCGGATTTACAGGGGTATCACACGCTGATCTTCTTCAGCGTCGGGATCTCCCTGTTGCTGATCTTCACGCACCGCTCGAACATCAAGCGCCTGCTGGCCGGCACTGAAAACCGGCTTACGCATGTTCCCCTCCTCAGAAAGAACAGGGACGGGAGCGGGCGTCGCCCGAACACGTAA
- the ispD gene encoding 2-C-methyl-D-erythritol 4-phosphate cytidylyltransferase, with protein sequence MLQNGRVGVVIPAAGRGVRMGPRGPKQFFDLDGKPIVAWTIEHFQNCPEVDSIVLVVGKDQIGEMRKIVTQYRFSKVLAVAEGGIRRQDSVRNGLRLLEGLSVETVIVHDAVRPFIDVKIVQDVLAALSRADAALIAIPVTDTIKIAGAGGLVQSTPPRDELWIAQTPQAFRYADLRGAFEHSDADGFTGTDEASLVERTGKTVAIVPGAYENIKITTPEDYELAKLIATRKRSSAHTS encoded by the coding sequence GTGCTGCAAAACGGGAGAGTTGGCGTTGTGATTCCTGCGGCGGGGCGGGGGGTCCGTATGGGCCCCCGTGGTCCCAAGCAGTTTTTCGACCTTGACGGAAAGCCGATCGTCGCCTGGACCATCGAACATTTTCAGAATTGCCCGGAAGTCGACTCGATCGTCCTGGTTGTCGGAAAAGACCAGATCGGGGAGATGAGGAAAATTGTGACGCAGTACCGTTTTTCGAAGGTCCTTGCGGTCGCCGAAGGGGGCATACGGCGCCAGGATTCGGTCAGGAACGGGCTCCGGTTGCTCGAGGGTCTCAGCGTGGAGACCGTCATCGTGCACGACGCGGTCCGGCCGTTCATCGACGTCAAAATCGTTCAGGATGTCCTGGCCGCCCTGAGCCGCGCGGATGCCGCTCTGATCGCGATCCCCGTCACCGACACCATCAAGATCGCGGGTGCCGGAGGGTTGGTACAATCGACGCCCCCCCGGGACGAGCTCTGGATCGCGCAGACCCCCCAGGCCTTCAGGTATGCCGACCTCCGCGGCGCTTTTGAGCATTCCGATGCGGACGGGTTCACCGGTACCGACGAGGCGAGCCTGGTGGAACGGACAGGGAAGACGGTCGCAATCGTCCCGGGCGCCTACGAAAACATCAAGATTACGACCCCCGAGGATTATGAGCTCGCAAAGCTGATCGCAACGCGGAAGCGATCCTCAGCACACACATCTTGA
- the ppdK gene encoding pyruvate, phosphate dikinase, with translation MSRKYIYSFGGGKADGKADMKLLLGGKGANLAEMTNIGLPVPPGFTITTEMCAYVRDHKGATPRGFRKKVLEALRRVERSTGKKFGDPKNPLLVSVRSGAPASMPGMMDTILNLGLNEQTVKGLVAKTGNERFAYDSYRRLVQMYGDVVLGLKPATENDRDPFEVIIEAKKASRGVQNDTDLTAADLRELVGLFQAEIRKKLRVDFPQDPLQQLWGAVDAVFKSWMNERAIAYRKMNQIPEHWGTAVNVQAMVFGNMGENSGTGVAFTRNPASGENSFYGEFLLNAQGEDVVAGTRTPIEISGLADIYPRIHAQLLKVRKRLERHYHDMQDFEFTIERGKLYMLQTRNGKRTGLAALRIAVEMVAEKLIKPAEALIRVEPEQLNQLLRPVFDSEEKTKAVRGGRLLAKGLNAGPGAATGKVVFSASDAEEWKQRGEAVILVRMETSPEDIKGMDASEGILTARGGMTSHAALVARQMGKVCIAGCGALDLDYVSKTMRVNGSVIRQGDFLSIDGTTGEVISGRIETKPSDIIRVLVTKELAGDDSPVYGMFRKLMEWSDKFRVLKVRTNADQPDQSEVAIAFGAEGIGLCRTEHMFFGGDRIDAVREMILADDRAGRRRALDKLLPMQREDFAGIFRVMQDRPVTIRTLDPPLHEFLPHEEKEIRELSQKIGVPAERIVQRISQLKEFNPMLGNRGCRLGIVFPEITEMQARAIFEAACQAKREGIDVHPEVMIPLVGFVRELEEQEKIVRRVAEEVFRERGERVSYLVGTMIELPRAAITADAIAGVAEFFSFGTNDLTQTTLGVSRDDAGSFLPLYIDHRIIDTDPFQTLDRKGVGVLMKIAVEGGRSTRADIKIGICGEHGGDPKSVEFCSQLGVNYVSCSPYRVPIARLAAAQAALRATKKSQ, from the coding sequence AAGAAAGTCCTGGAGGCCCTTCGCCGGGTCGAGCGCAGCACAGGCAAGAAATTCGGAGACCCGAAAAACCCCCTCCTCGTGTCGGTGCGTTCCGGCGCGCCCGCTTCGATGCCCGGGATGATGGACACCATCCTCAACCTCGGACTGAACGAGCAGACCGTCAAGGGCCTCGTCGCGAAAACCGGAAACGAGCGGTTCGCGTATGATTCCTACCGCCGGCTCGTCCAGATGTACGGGGACGTCGTCCTCGGCCTCAAGCCCGCGACCGAGAACGACCGGGACCCGTTCGAAGTGATCATCGAGGCGAAGAAGGCGTCGCGCGGAGTCCAGAACGACACCGACCTGACCGCCGCCGACCTTCGCGAGCTGGTCGGCCTCTTCCAGGCCGAAATCAGGAAGAAGCTTCGTGTCGACTTTCCCCAGGATCCCCTGCAGCAGCTCTGGGGCGCCGTCGACGCGGTCTTCAAGTCGTGGATGAACGAGCGGGCCATCGCCTACCGGAAGATGAACCAGATCCCCGAGCACTGGGGCACGGCCGTGAACGTTCAGGCGATGGTGTTCGGCAACATGGGGGAAAACTCCGGGACCGGGGTCGCGTTCACGCGGAATCCCGCCTCGGGCGAAAACTCGTTCTACGGCGAATTCCTCCTGAACGCGCAGGGAGAAGACGTCGTCGCGGGAACCCGGACGCCGATCGAAATCTCCGGGCTCGCCGACATTTATCCCAGGATCCACGCCCAGTTGTTGAAGGTCCGGAAGCGGCTCGAGCGCCACTACCACGACATGCAGGATTTCGAATTCACGATCGAGCGCGGGAAACTCTATATGCTGCAGACGCGCAACGGGAAGCGGACCGGCCTCGCGGCGTTGAGGATCGCGGTCGAGATGGTCGCCGAGAAGCTGATCAAACCGGCGGAGGCGCTCATCCGCGTCGAGCCGGAACAGTTGAACCAGCTCCTGCGGCCGGTGTTCGATTCCGAAGAAAAGACGAAGGCGGTCAGGGGCGGGCGCCTCCTCGCCAAAGGCCTGAACGCCGGCCCGGGCGCCGCCACGGGCAAAGTGGTCTTCAGCGCCTCGGATGCCGAGGAATGGAAGCAGAGGGGCGAAGCGGTCATTCTTGTCCGAATGGAGACTTCTCCGGAAGACATCAAGGGGATGGACGCCTCCGAAGGGATCCTCACCGCACGGGGAGGCATGACTTCCCATGCCGCGCTCGTGGCGCGACAGATGGGGAAGGTCTGCATCGCGGGATGCGGCGCGCTCGACCTCGATTATGTCAGCAAGACGATGCGGGTGAACGGATCGGTCATCCGGCAGGGCGATTTCCTCTCGATCGACGGGACGACGGGCGAGGTAATCAGCGGCCGCATCGAGACGAAGCCCTCGGACATCATCCGGGTTCTCGTGACGAAGGAACTGGCGGGGGACGACTCCCCCGTCTATGGGATGTTCCGCAAACTGATGGAGTGGTCCGATAAATTCCGGGTGCTGAAAGTACGAACCAACGCCGACCAGCCCGACCAGAGTGAAGTGGCGATCGCTTTCGGAGCGGAGGGGATCGGACTCTGCAGGACCGAGCACATGTTTTTCGGGGGCGACCGCATCGACGCCGTCCGGGAGATGATCCTGGCCGACGACCGCGCGGGAAGGCGCCGGGCGCTCGACAAGCTGCTTCCGATGCAGCGCGAGGATTTCGCCGGAATCTTCCGCGTGATGCAGGACCGTCCGGTGACGATCCGGACGCTCGACCCGCCGCTGCACGAGTTTCTTCCGCACGAGGAGAAGGAGATCCGGGAGCTTTCGCAGAAGATAGGGGTCCCCGCGGAGCGGATCGTTCAGAGAATCAGCCAGCTCAAGGAATTCAATCCGATGCTCGGGAACCGGGGATGCAGGCTCGGGATCGTCTTCCCCGAGATCACGGAGATGCAGGCCCGCGCGATCTTTGAAGCCGCATGCCAGGCGAAGCGGGAAGGAATAGACGTCCATCCCGAAGTGATGATCCCCCTCGTGGGCTTCGTCAGGGAGCTCGAGGAGCAGGAAAAGATTGTCCGCCGCGTCGCGGAAGAGGTGTTCCGGGAGAGGGGAGAGCGGGTTTCCTATCTCGTCGGCACGATGATCGAGCTTCCCCGCGCGGCGATCACGGCCGACGCGATCGCGGGAGTCGCGGAGTTCTTCTCGTTCGGCACGAACGACCTGACCCAGACCACGCTCGGGGTCTCCCGCGACGACGCGGGGAGCTTCCTCCCCCTCTACATCGATCACCGCATCATCGACACCGATCCGTTCCAGACGCTCGACCGGAAGGGAGTGGGGGTGCTCATGAAAATAGCCGTCGAGGGAGGGCGGTCCACCAGGGCCGACATCAAGATCGGCATCTGCGGCGAGCACGGGGGCGACCCGAAGTCGGTGGAGTTCTGTTCCCAGCTCGGCGTCAACTATGTCAGCTGTTCGCCCTATCGCGTTCCGATCGCCCGGCTTGCCGCGGCCCAGGCCGCGCTTCGCGCAACCAAAAAGTCTCAATAA
- a CDS encoding NAD(P)H-dependent glycerol-3-phosphate dehydrogenase, whose product MRITVLGAGSWGTTLAVLLSSNSHQVILWAHREDHAQAIIASRENRTLLPGVKIPGNIEITSDLEQSVSHCDLLVAAVPVQFIRPIGERLRSHDFTSTTIVNVSKGIENSSLMTMSGVLLDVLPTVRQENIVTLSGPSFAEEVSRQVPTAVVAASTDLGVAKKVQQAFMTPYFRVYSSDDIRGVELAGSIKNVIAIGAGIADGAGFGDNTKAAIMTRATVELSRLGTVMGAQQRTFAGLSGIGDLIATCMSKHSRNRHVGEEIGKGRKLRAVLADMVMVAEGVATTRSVHDLSVKYNVELPISNEVFEVLFEDKDPIAATSDLMTRDAKGEG is encoded by the coding sequence ATGCGCATCACGGTGCTGGGTGCCGGCAGTTGGGGTACAACGCTCGCCGTCCTGCTCAGCTCCAATTCCCACCAGGTGATTCTCTGGGCGCATCGCGAGGACCATGCCCAGGCGATCATCGCGAGCCGGGAGAACCGCACGCTCCTTCCCGGCGTCAAAATCCCCGGCAATATCGAAATCACCAGCGACCTCGAACAATCGGTCTCGCACTGCGACCTGCTCGTCGCCGCCGTGCCGGTTCAATTCATCCGCCCGATCGGTGAGCGGCTCCGGAGCCACGATTTCACCTCCACGACGATCGTCAACGTCTCGAAAGGGATCGAGAACAGTTCCCTGATGACGATGTCCGGCGTGTTGCTGGACGTGCTGCCCACCGTCAGGCAGGAGAACATCGTCACCCTTTCCGGTCCGAGCTTCGCCGAAGAAGTGAGCAGGCAGGTCCCGACCGCGGTCGTTGCCGCCTCGACCGATCTGGGGGTTGCGAAGAAGGTGCAGCAGGCGTTCATGACCCCGTATTTCAGGGTCTATTCGAGCGACGACATCCGTGGCGTCGAACTGGCGGGGTCGATCAAGAACGTGATCGCGATCGGCGCGGGCATCGCCGACGGGGCCGGATTCGGGGACAACACGAAAGCCGCAATCATGACCCGCGCGACGGTGGAACTCTCGAGGCTCGGAACGGTGATGGGCGCCCAGCAAAGGACCTTCGCCGGGCTGTCCGGTATCGGCGATCTTATCGCAACCTGCATGAGCAAGCACAGCCGGAACCGGCACGTGGGAGAGGAGATCGGAAAGGGGAGGAAATTGCGCGCCGTGCTCGCGGACATGGTGATGGTCGCCGAGGGGGTGGCGACGACCCGGTCGGTCCACGATCTTTCCGTGAAATACAACGTGGAGTTGCCGATCAGCAACGAAGTCTTCGAGGTTCTCTTCGAAGACAAGGACCCCATCGCCGCGACCTCGGATCTGATGACACGGGATGCAAAGGGGGAGGGGTAA
- a CDS encoding serine hydrolase, which translates to MSGTRYLRIILLFILAPLVLQAQNREGLEERIRGFAAEFGGRVGVSAVDLGSGERISVNADSLFPTASVIKLPVLVTLFYRLEKEPTLGDKPVLLADSVRKPGSGILQYVHGGQSLKLIDVATLMIILSDNTATNYVIDQFGREHDEKLEAVNSTMRELGLAHTKLLNKVYSFRTKKKTEEARRFGLGVSSPADMVKLLELIARGEIVDRKSCDSMVAILRNQQDILMAARLLPFQDDSTLWIGNKTGSLDEVKNDVGIVGCSKGRYAYAIFCSDSKDPGEQVDNRATLAVARISRLLYDHFLKR; encoded by the coding sequence ATGTCCGGAACAAGATACTTGAGGATTATTCTCCTTTTCATCCTTGCTCCCCTGGTCCTTCAAGCCCAGAATCGGGAGGGGCTCGAGGAGCGCATTAGGGGGTTCGCGGCCGAATTCGGCGGGCGAGTGGGAGTCTCCGCGGTAGACCTCGGGTCGGGTGAGCGCATCTCAGTGAATGCCGACTCGCTCTTTCCGACCGCGAGCGTGATCAAGCTGCCTGTTCTCGTGACACTCTTTTATCGTTTGGAGAAGGAGCCCACTCTGGGGGACAAGCCGGTCCTCCTTGCAGACAGCGTCAGGAAGCCGGGCTCGGGGATTCTGCAGTATGTGCATGGAGGGCAGAGCCTGAAACTGATCGATGTCGCAACGCTGATGATCATACTTAGCGACAACACTGCGACGAACTATGTCATCGACCAGTTCGGGAGGGAGCATGATGAGAAGCTCGAAGCGGTAAATTCTACAATGAGGGAACTGGGGCTGGCCCACACGAAATTGCTCAATAAGGTTTACTCGTTTCGCACGAAGAAAAAAACCGAGGAAGCGCGGCGCTTCGGATTGGGTGTCAGCTCTCCCGCCGACATGGTGAAACTGCTCGAGCTCATTGCCCGGGGAGAAATCGTCGACCGGAAGAGCTGCGATTCAATGGTGGCGATCCTGCGAAATCAGCAGGATATTCTCATGGCGGCCCGGCTCCTTCCGTTCCAGGATGACTCAACCCTCTGGATCGGTAACAAGACCGGATCCCTGGACGAGGTCAAGAACGATGTGGGAATCGTGGGATGCTCAAAGGGGCGTTACGCATATGCGATCTTTTGCTCGGACTCTAAGGACCCCGGCGAGCAGGTCGATAATCGCGCGACGCTCGCCGTGGCCAGGATCTCGCGGCTGCTCTACGACCACTTTCTAAAACGTTAG
- the queA gene encoding tRNA preQ1(34) S-adenosylmethionine ribosyltransferase-isomerase QueA gives MKLSDFKYPLPRNLIAKHPAKPRDSSRLMVLNRALDSIDEKRFTDVADYFKKGDCLVVNQTKVFPARLFGKKEKTNAKIEVFLLRELNPEENIWDVIVDPARKVRIGNKIYFDDGKIWCEVIDNTTSRGRTVRFNYKNDLFKVIERIGMTPLPHYIKREPEESDKEYYQTVYAKNIGSVAAPTAGLHFTKRLLAQLEKKGVKVAPVTLHLGLGSFRPVEVEDLSKHKMDSEYYEIPQFTVDIVNRTIDSRGNVFVAGTSTTRAIESSVTTTGHLKANKGWTDKFIFPPYDFKIVDHLITNFHMPESTLLMLSCAFAGRDFVMRAYKKAIKERWRFYSYGDAMLII, from the coding sequence ATGAAGCTCTCTGATTTCAAGTATCCGCTCCCCCGGAACCTCATCGCCAAACATCCGGCAAAACCGAGGGATTCCTCGCGGCTGATGGTGTTGAATCGCGCTCTCGACAGCATCGACGAGAAACGGTTCACCGACGTCGCCGACTATTTCAAGAAAGGCGATTGCCTGGTGGTCAACCAGACGAAAGTCTTCCCCGCGCGGCTCTTCGGCAAGAAGGAGAAGACGAACGCGAAAATCGAGGTCTTCCTTCTCCGGGAACTCAACCCCGAGGAGAATATCTGGGACGTGATCGTCGATCCGGCGCGGAAGGTGCGCATCGGGAACAAGATCTATTTCGACGACGGGAAGATCTGGTGCGAGGTGATCGATAATACGACCTCCCGCGGCCGGACGGTGAGGTTCAATTACAAGAACGATCTCTTCAAGGTCATCGAACGGATCGGGATGACGCCGCTTCCGCATTACATCAAGCGGGAGCCGGAGGAATCCGACAAGGAGTATTACCAGACGGTCTATGCGAAGAACATCGGTTCGGTCGCGGCGCCCACCGCCGGCCTCCATTTTACGAAGCGGCTTCTCGCCCAGCTGGAGAAGAAGGGAGTGAAGGTCGCCCCCGTCACCCTGCACCTCGGACTCGGTTCGTTCCGCCCCGTCGAGGTGGAGGACCTCTCGAAGCACAAGATGGACTCCGAGTACTACGAGATCCCGCAGTTCACCGTGGACATCGTCAACCGGACGATCGACAGCCGGGGGAACGTGTTCGTGGCGGGGACGAGCACGACCAGGGCCATCGAATCGAGCGTGACGACGACCGGGCACCTGAAAGCGAACAAGGGCTGGACGGACAAGTTCATCTTTCCGCCGTACGACTTCAAGATCGTCGACCACCTGATTACGAACTTCCACATGCCGGAATCGACCCTGCTGATGCTCTCCTGCGCCTTCGCCGGCCGGGATTTCGTCATGCGGGCGTATAAGAAAGCGATCAAGGAGCGGTGGCGTTTCTACAGCTACGGCGACGCAATGCTCATCATCTGA